Proteins co-encoded in one Thermomicrobiales bacterium genomic window:
- a CDS encoding ribonuclease HI family protein, whose product MTAGSRSPASNQRQLLDANITLVFDGGSLGNPGKGYGSFIVQGLIETPQPVRLEFSGRRTNNEAEYMTLIEGLRQIAARAEADGHRLNAIMIRVYSDSKLVVEQVSGRWKVKSEGLRPLHAETRLLLSRFGSWELSWHPRAESVRRLGH is encoded by the coding sequence ATGACCGCCGGTTCGCGTAGCCCCGCCAGTAATCAGCGGCAGTTGCTCGACGCCAACATCACACTCGTATTCGACGGTGGATCTCTTGGCAATCCCGGAAAGGGATATGGCTCGTTTATCGTCCAGGGACTCATCGAGACGCCTCAACCCGTCAGGCTGGAATTCTCCGGCCGGCGAACCAACAACGAAGCCGAGTACATGACATTGATCGAAGGGTTGCGGCAGATTGCCGCTCGCGCCGAGGCCGACGGGCATCGGTTGAATGCCATAATGATTCGCGTCTATAGCGACTCGAAGCTCGTGGTCGAGCAGGTGTCTGGCCGCTGGAAGGTGAAGAGCGAGGGGTTGAGACCTCTTCATGCCGAGACGCGCTTGCTCCTTAGCCGCTTTGGGTCATGGGAGCTGTCGTGGCATCCGCGCGCCGAATCAGTTCGCCGCCTCGGTCACTGA
- the fusA gene encoding elongation factor G: protein MTYPVERIRNIGLFSHGGAGKTSMVEAMLYSSKTINRLGRIEEGNTVSDWDPDEIKRAISIGDSIAPLEWNDCKINLLDAPGYADFLGEVKAAMRVVDTALVLLDASAGVEVGTEYAWRFARERNLPCIVAINKMDRENADFGAALQSAQSLLGNNVVPLSIPIGSQSTFRGIVDLLHMRAELFADDKSGATTEGEIPADMLDAVETYRLALVEKIAENDEELMLRYLEDDELTPDELAAALRASVRRGEIVPVLASAATANRGINSILDAIVDFASPPGPTTARIANGDEVSLAASVGEPAAALVWKTMADPFVGRLTYFRVYAGTLKSDSHLWNTTRNRDERIGQLYLIRGKEQIAVPEVGAGDIGAVAKLAETSTGDSLCDASRKVVLAGIQFPAPLFTAAVSPRSKSDLDKMGSSLQRLVEEDPTLKLGRDPQTGETLVSGLGESHVQIALERMARKFGVNVEIGLPTVPYRETIQRAVTHIEYKHKKQTGGHGQYGHVFIDMAPSEGDFEFDETIFGGSVPRQYIPAVEKGIREALGEGILAGFPVVNIKVTLTDGSYHAVDSSEMAFKLAASQAFKKAAQSANPVILEPVMKLEVTVPEGYTGDVMSDLTTKRGHVTGMNPGDDGTTTIVADIPAAEIQRYATDLRSITQGRGTFRVTFDHYQQVPAHLTSSIVAAHKTRHDG from the coding sequence ATGACGTACCCCGTCGAACGCATCAGAAACATCGGTCTCTTCTCACATGGTGGCGCTGGTAAGACGTCAATGGTCGAAGCCATGCTGTACTCCAGCAAAACCATCAATCGGCTTGGCCGAATCGAAGAGGGCAACACCGTTTCCGACTGGGATCCCGACGAGATCAAGCGCGCAATCTCTATCGGGGACAGCATCGCCCCGCTGGAGTGGAACGACTGCAAGATCAACCTGCTTGACGCGCCCGGCTACGCGGACTTCCTTGGCGAAGTCAAAGCAGCTATGCGAGTGGTCGACACCGCCCTCGTGCTTCTGGATGCCTCGGCCGGCGTTGAGGTCGGCACCGAGTATGCCTGGCGCTTCGCCCGAGAGCGGAACCTGCCCTGCATTGTCGCGATCAACAAGATGGATCGAGAGAATGCCGACTTCGGGGCCGCCCTGCAGTCGGCACAATCACTCCTGGGGAATAACGTCGTTCCACTCTCTATCCCGATCGGCAGCCAATCAACCTTCCGAGGCATCGTCGATCTCCTGCACATGCGCGCGGAGCTGTTCGCCGACGACAAGAGCGGCGCGACAACCGAAGGTGAAATCCCGGCCGATATGCTCGACGCGGTCGAGACCTACCGGCTCGCGCTGGTCGAAAAGATCGCAGAAAACGACGAAGAGCTGATGCTCCGATACCTCGAGGACGACGAGCTGACTCCAGACGAGCTTGCCGCTGCGCTGCGCGCATCGGTGCGCCGTGGGGAGATCGTTCCTGTCCTTGCTTCTGCCGCGACTGCCAACAGAGGCATCAACAGCATCCTCGACGCAATCGTCGATTTCGCCAGCCCGCCGGGGCCAACGACCGCCCGAATCGCCAACGGCGACGAGGTCTCGCTCGCCGCCTCTGTTGGCGAACCGGCGGCAGCGTTGGTCTGGAAGACCATGGCCGATCCATTCGTCGGCCGGCTGACGTACTTCCGTGTCTACGCTGGCACGCTCAAGTCCGACTCGCATCTCTGGAACACCACCCGTAATCGCGACGAGCGTATCGGCCAGCTGTATCTCATCCGCGGCAAGGAACAGATTGCCGTCCCGGAAGTTGGGGCGGGCGATATCGGCGCGGTGGCGAAGCTGGCTGAGACCAGCACCGGTGACTCGCTGTGTGATGCGTCGCGGAAGGTGGTTCTGGCGGGCATCCAGTTTCCCGCGCCCCTGTTCACGGCGGCCGTGTCACCACGGTCGAAGTCGGACCTCGACAAGATGGGGTCATCGCTCCAGCGACTGGTCGAGGAAGATCCGACCCTGAAGCTCGGACGAGACCCCCAGACTGGAGAGACACTGGTCAGTGGCCTGGGCGAGAGTCACGTCCAGATCGCGCTGGAGCGCATGGCGCGCAAGTTCGGCGTGAACGTCGAAATCGGGTTGCCGACCGTCCCCTATCGGGAGACAATCCAGCGCGCGGTCACCCACATTGAATACAAGCACAAGAAGCAAACCGGCGGTCACGGGCAGTATGGGCACGTCTTCATCGACATGGCGCCGAGCGAGGGTGACTTCGAGTTCGACGAGACGATCTTTGGTGGGTCTGTCCCCCGACAATACATCCCCGCCGTCGAGAAGGGCATTCGAGAAGCGCTCGGTGAAGGCATTCTCGCAGGGTTCCCGGTCGTCAACATCAAGGTAACGCTTACCGATGGCTCGTACCACGCGGTCGACTCCTCCGAGATGGCGTTCAAGCTCGCCGCCTCGCAGGCATTCAAGAAGGCAGCGCAGTCGGCGAATCCTGTCATCCTCGAGCCGGTCATGAAGCTCGAGGTTACCGTGCCCGAGGGGTACACCGGAGATGTCATGAGCGACCTGACGACCAAGCGCGGTCATGTCACCGGCATGAACCCCGGCGATGATGGCACGACCACGATCGTCGCGGATATCCCGGCTGCCGAGATTCAGCGATATGCGACCGATCTGCGATCGATTACCCAGGGCCGCGGAACGTTCCGGGTTACCTTCGATCACTATCAACAGGTCCCAGCGCACCTCACGTCGTCAATCGTCGCTGCCCACAAGACTCGACACGACGGGTAG